A stretch of Phragmites australis chromosome 12, lpPhrAust1.1, whole genome shotgun sequence DNA encodes these proteins:
- the LOC133886429 gene encoding UPF0481 protein At3g47200-like: MSEHSTRAKEKQTVEVPAAMRAEEKGNCSSLVFEMENMYVDTDLHSVEIAHWKKTSIYRVPEWVKRITNVEAYRPWAVSLGPFHHDDPDLLPMEEHKLRAVHHMVKRSGKQLREFVAAIEAVADELQEAYDNLDYQWRGLNKCRFVEMMVTDGCFLLELKRMAEIRSRGEIDEDYAVNDPVFSDRSLHYLRSMFQNDIIMMENQLPLLVLQTLLGVQDGASPSQSAEQVNNMVAFLLDCELEEGNDSLGLHPLHIFHRSFCGPSHLDYEGSGKCDSTMPSAVELSKAGIHFKKSSTESIRDVDFKDGILFTPLIEVHDYTEKIFLNLMAFERLHRDVGNDVTNFIYLMGDIINTGADVMILRSKGVMEQLLGSDEEVAKLFNSMSKGATMSPFSKLNDVQRKVNDHCRKPWNKWRASFVQTYLSNPWVFISLLAGVILLITTLLQTVYTVAPYYTKRWQTPN; this comes from the exons ATGTCCGAGCACTCTACGCGAGCAAAGGAGAAGCAGACGGTGGAGGTACCCGCGGCCATGAGAGCTGAGGAGAAGGGTAATTGTAGCAGCTTGGTGTTCGAGATGGAGAATATGTATGTGGACACCGACCTGCACTCGGTGGAGATCGCGCATTGGAAGAAGACTTCCATTTACCGGGTACCGGAGTGGGTCAAGCGGATAACTAACGTCGAGGCCTACCGGCCGTGGGCGGTGTCGTTGGGCCCCTTCCACCACGACGATCCCGACTTGCTGCCCATGGAGGAGCACAAGCTCCGGGCAGTGCATCACATGGTTAAGCGGTCCGGCAAGCAGCTCCGAGAGTTTGTTGCCGCCATCGAAGCGGTGGCGGATGAGCTACAGGAGGCCTATGATAACCTAGACTACCAATGGCGTGGATTGAATAAATGTCGCTTCGTGGAGATGATGGTCACTGACGGGTGCTTCTTGCTAGAGCTTAAGAGGATGGCTGAAATTAGATCAAGAGGGGAAATAGACGAGGATTACGCGGTAAACGACCCTGTCTTCAGTGATCGCAGCTTACATTATCTAAGGTCGATGTTCCAGAATGATATTATAATGATGGAAAATCAGCTGCCTCTACTGGTTCTGCAGACGCTCTTGGGAGTTCAGGATGGCGCATCTCCG TCACAGAGCGCAGAACAGGTAAACAATATGGTGGCGTTTCTACTGGACTGCGAGCTTGAGGAAGGCAACGACAGCCTAGGCCTCCACCCGTTGCACATTTTTCACAGAAGCTTCTGTGGCCCCTCGCATCTAGACTACGAAGGTTCCGGCAAGTGCGATAGTACTATGCCCTCCGCTGTGGAGCTCAGCAAAGCAGGGATCCATTTCAAGAAGAGCAGCACTGAAAGCATCCGCGATGTAGACTTCAAAGACGGCATCTTGTTCACGCCGTTAATCGAGGTCCACGACTATACTGAGAAAATCTTCCTCAACCTGATGGCGTTTGAGCGGCTACATCGTGATGTTGGGAACGATGTGACAAACTTCATATACCTCATGGGCGACATCATTAACACGGGAGCAGATGTGATGATACTGAGATCCAAGGGGGTCATGGAACAATTGCTCGGCAGCGACGAGGAGGTGGCGAAATTGTTCAACAGCATGAGCAAAGGAGCAACCATGAGCCCGTTTAGCAAGCTGAACGACGTGCAACGGAAGGTGAATGACCACTGCAGGAAGCCCTGGAACAAGTGGCGTGCCAGCTTCGTGCAGACCTACCTAAGCAACCCCTGGGTGTTCATCTCCCTCCTGGCTGGCGTCATCCTACTCATCACCACTTTGCTGCAGACTGTCTACACTGTAGCGCCGTACTATACCAAGAGATGGCAAACTCCTAATTGA